One Citrus sinensis cultivar Valencia sweet orange chromosome 5, DVS_A1.0, whole genome shotgun sequence genomic window, TATTTGAAGCTTTATACACACAAACACatctaaatataataaaacaatgaCATGATTTGCAGTTTTCTGATAAGTAACAGAACAATATATTAATGAATGAACAATAAGTATCAAGGTGGACCCTCTGAATAGTTTTGAGTTTGAAACTACTTTTTGGAGTAAGAGTCTTGTATATTTCCAGTTCGTGTTTACCAAATATAGATGTGTACACATCTTATTTCtgtttataaatttgaaaaacagaAATTTGTCTGTTTGAAATTAATACCACACACTCCTTTAACTTATGAATTTCAGTCGAGTTCATAGTTTCAACAATCTGCACTATCCACTGGAATTTCTAAGGTACACTTttccaaattcaaataataaatcacattGCATGGAAGTGGAAATCTTTCAATAGTTGCTAGATTTTCATCGACATGCATAGCGTCATAGTGAAAGTTTAAGTTCTAGAGATGAAATAGCACTTCAATCCCAGAAATGTGAaacagaaagagaaagaagataaCTAGCAAAGTGACTTACCTGCAAAACTCTTGGAACCAAACTTTCTGTAatcgaaaaataaaattaagatcaagATCTTTAAGGGTGGCTGTTGGATCAACTGCTGTCTGTGGTTTAGCAGTTGTCCGACCATGAGAAGAGCCTTTCAAGTCAAAACGCCTATGAATGACATATTCAGAGCAGAATAGGTTCCCCATTATGACAAATCGCACCTAGCAATCAATCTCACAGTGAGTGTAGAATGTAGATGGAAATGAGATGAAGAGAGTTCATGAGacagaagattttttttattttatttttatttttatttttattttagtttgttgTATCTTGAATTACAGTCTCATATGTGTTCACAGTACCTTCTTCTGTGCAGTCCCAGTTAATTTCACACAATGAAGGCCAAAAAATTTGGTTACTAGAGTGTTCTCAAATGCTCGAACATGATTATAGTAGGCTGGTAGCATCCGTATTAAAACCTGTGTATTATTAGCAAAATATGAATAGCATATGAATCAAtgccccccccaaaaaaataataataataaataacaaataaaaaataaaaaggcagTAATAGATAATTAGTTATTGGGATATATAAGGAAAAGGTGAGGGAGAGAATAACAAAAGCACAATGAGGTTCTAATTGTGAGGAAACAGAATTATGCATACATGCATTTTTCATTTCCAGGGATAGGGGTTGAATTCACAATGAGGGATAATTTTGGTTTATCCTTAATAAATTgactatatttaaaatatcccCTGTAGACCCGAACTTACCCCCAATTACTGTTCCAAATATAAGGCAAATTATCATCTTAACAATAATTGAGCATAAATTGaggtttaaaataatttaggggtattttgAAGATAGTCAATTTACTTTGGagtaaattgaaattgtaaAAGGACTGAATAAAAGGTTGAAATGGAAAGAGAAGCTCAATTTCCAGTCGCAAATTCAGATTTGAGTTAAGAGCAATAGTGAAACCTCCAAAAAGAGGGAaagtgaaaaaacaaaaaaacgtACTTTTACTTCAGCCTTCTTCATGGTCTTTATCATGTACTTGTCATCATTGGTTAGGTAAAAGAAACTTCCACTTTTTCCAGGGGATGAGAGCTCTCGAAGTGCATCATTTCCACAAATGGATATCATATAATCAGCTGCATCCACATTGAACAATTTCCTCAGAGTCCTGAACATGAAAATGTGAAGGAACGTTAGATGCTACTATGAAGATTAAAATCACAGAAAAATGTATCACTATGATTTACTATTGTTTCTGAGATGATAGTAACACTATTTAACATGAATGAGGCAGAGCCAGCTGATCTGCGTTTTATGCAAACACATATTACAAAAGTTAGCTTTTAATATTTGTCAGGCAGATGAcaaattattctctttttgcGGCTGTAAATTCATGGTAACTAAAGaaattctcaaaaaaatataCTTCCACAAGATCAGAGGCGTCTATATGTGATCCAAACAAGAGTAAAATGCTCTCTGATGGAGGGCAATCTATTGAATTTGGGTATGTATATCGGCATCAAACCTGAAAACCACTGGGCAGTAATCCTTCCATTTAAACTCACAAGATTGATGAGGAGGTGTATGCTTCGATCCTTCTGGCGGGAATTTTGTCCATACTTTTTCCTTGGGATCAAAAGCTGAAGCCTTTAAATCAAGAGATGTAGCTGGAGCAGGTCTCCCAACAGAATGTCTGTGCCATAGCATAAGATGTCAACTAGACAAAGATTTGAATTATAGGTAGCATAAGAAGTCAACTGgacaaatatttgaatatagaTAGACATAATGTGACATCATTGCAAGGTAATACTCATTACTTCATTATTTATGAATGAGAACTTCCAATCTTTTCTCTGGAATAAAGACAACCAAAGAGTTTCTGCAAAATTGACGAATCATACTACAGAATGTAggaaaattgtttttggagGACAAGAAAGATCTTAATAAACATTATACACTGTTTGGAATAACCACAAACTGATCCAATGCACAAGAAGAATCCAACACCGATCTTAATTGCTAATTTGtatcaaaacataaaaatggaTTATGCTTGGCAGAAACagaacaaaagaaagatttaAGTCCCAGTTGGTATGTggcatattttaatttactttcaaAAAAGTAGGATACAATATAAGAAAGGTCACATTAAAATCAGAAATTATAGGCAACAGAATACACCAACTGCAATTTACCTGATCCCCAACTGCAAATTGAGCATAAGCTCGTAGTTCTTGTGCCCTCTAGCTATTGTCTCTCCCTGCTTCTTGGGGGTTGGTGGTAGTTTCAAAATGACCCTGCCCCCTCCGGAATCAAGATCATCAAGTTGAAGATTCTCCATTCCCTCTTCACTATTCCTCAAATCAACGTCACCGTTAGTATAAACATTGAGGCTGCCATCAGTATCCAAACTATAATTACTAAGCCGCTCATCAACAGACATCCTCTTAGGCCTCCCACCATCGTTCCATCTCCTGTAAACCAATTGTTTCTGATTAACTTCCCCGGCTATTCCAGGCCAATTCGTCATCTTTTGGGATGGAAGGATTGAAATTTTCTCTCCTTGACATATCTTGCTATCCGTCAAATCCACTAAATAAACATGTTGAGGATCCCAATCCAAATCCCCAGCTGGAGAACCTGATGGATAATAAGTTCCATTCTGTTCTTTAGGATCTTTACTCCAAACACCAACATAAAAACTACCATCTGCCCATCTAAATGTCCCATTTCCTTTAGGCAATCCATCTTCCCAAAATCCATCATACCTATTCCCACAACTCCAAATCATCGTTCCATTGCCATTAATCATCCCATTCTTCCATTGACCAATATAATGATTCCCATTCTTCCACTGATATCTTCCATGACCATCTTGCAGCCCTCGACGCCATTCGCCCTCGTAGTAATCTCCATTAGAAAAACTCTTAGTTCCTTTTCCATGTTTTAAGTTCATAATCCAGGAACCTTTATAAGTATTACCTACTGAACCTGTATAAGTTCCTATACCATCCATATATCCTCCTTTGAAATCTCCCTCATAAGTTGCTCCTGAAGGCCAGCTAAATTTGCCTTTCCCCATTGTCTTTCCTCTGTACCATTCACCAACATACATGCAGCCATCAGTCCAGAGGTATTTGCCCTGACCATGAGGAAGATTATCAGCCCATTGTCCAGTATAAAAGTCACCATTGGCAAGTACTCTCTCGGCATGGTACACTTCACCTGGGCCatgctcatcatcatcaacattgTACACAGACATTGTAGTGAAGAATGTTTTGGCTCTCCTCTTTGGAACTGCTTGTGATTTTGTTAATGTTGTTTCCTCCCAGACCTTTACAGCAATGCctgtttcttctttgttcattctcttcctctttcaaCTCCTAATTTAacccctctctctctttcataCCCTTTTTGCTTTCCTTTTACTTCTTTCATCAGTACCCTCATCAAAGATTATACGCTTGCTACGGTTTCCAAGAACAGAAAACACATTTCTGCAAGTAacccagaaaatgaaaaaaaataaaatgaaaccgtcgtcttattaatttattatatcaatCCTGGTCTTCAATAATACATGCTTTCATTTCTCTGACAAACCCATTGGAGGAAAGAATCatacaaaatcaaaacaagaaggaaaattttcagattttgggaataaaaaaaaaggaaaaaagagagaactGTTGGATTGATGGACAAAGCAAAAGCCAAAGGGGAAGTTTGTAGCAAACACTGAATTTTTCTTCGTTTCTGgtaaactttttctttctgattctttttttgcccctttttttgcttttctttgtttggttATGAATCGGCTACACAATTTTCTATGATTCCGGATTTGCCTCCTACAATGAATAGCAGACCAAACAATTGGAAGGAGAACAGAATTATGGGATGATGTGATTGCCATTTTTAGTGTCTCTACTTCACCAGATAAACAAATGCCACTAATTTTAGTATTAGTTTATATCGATGtgtaatcttttgttttaattattgtaagcttaattaaattttcaacctCGTCCTTTAACGTTTATTTAATTTCGCTTACTTCATGCTATCTTTCATTAGTTTACTTGATCAGTACAAGTCAAGTTACGTTTCCCGCCCCTGAGGCTGTAAcctattcatattttttttccccttataaaatgcaaaactttttttttacaaataaaattgacagatatataattttaaaataaattttttaccaGCATTCTAAAATGcgtttcttttctctttttatctttatttttaaaaaaataactcagAATGTTATcatattaaagaaattataagaaaaatttaatgaggCTACAAATTTTAACGACTTTatcttcaataaattttaacgACTTTATCTTTAATCCTATTAAATAACTGAATATTACTGTTATACTtgaattaaaaagtaaatagaaaattctaacaaattatcttaaatcttcttcttctttctttctttcttaaactttaaaaatataaacaaaaagaaaatattgattaaaaaaaaaactaaatgcCAAATTTATTGTGATAACGGGTGCGAGAGAACAAATAAAAGCCTGCAGTGcacaaaatataagaataacaGGAGAAATTAGAGTGTCATCCAAAACATAGGCGTATTGGTGGATTGCACAAAACTTAAATGGACTACACGTAATTGACTACACGTCTGCCCGTGTCCAAACTCATAGAAGGTCAAATACGAATCCTGCCTAAGTCATTGGGTCCCATAAAATGTTGCTTTTGGCTGTATGTAAATGGACAGTCGTCCTTTATGTGGGAAAATCTTACCTGGTGTCAACGCCACCACGTCACCAGCGGATGTGGCATCGTTGAGGCAATTATTTTGTGTTGTCACGGGGCAACAATTATGAAATCCTAATTTTTTCAATCTGAATTAGTTtctcacttttctttttccctcaACTAAATACATTCTTGTCGCTGAAAtgtttaccttttttttttttcttaggaaATTATCAGTTGTATgcctttaaattattttgttataaaaaatattacaatattttcaaattatatcaCTTGTCatcatgattttacaaaatatatcatcATACTTTTAATGATGATATTAGAAACCTTTGAAAAATGATGACTCGTTCTGGCTCGATAAAACGACATTgcaaaccaaaaaagaaaaagaaaatattacagTGAAATGATGTCGTTTCAGTGTAACTTAGACAGAAAAAAAAGGTGTTGTGGACTTTAATCTGAAGagttttcaatttcaataagCTGATTTCGCTTGAAAATAGCAAGTGAAGCATCATGTTGTTGGTTATATCCATGCAATATATGTCTTATTTAATCTATAGATGTAGGAAATTTTAAGAAACTATCcaaatttgtgttaatttaatttttgatacATAGCCTAGACTGAAGAAAATAAGGAAATGGGCTGTGATTTTTGTCAACAATGTAAAAAAAGCAAGTACATCAGCGCTTTAGGGCTATGGATGTGTATTTAgatgattaattatatttttttaatgttatgaGGCTATTTTTTGAAACCCTTGCTTGTCTTTCTAGTGTGTTTGTTTAGAATAAATTGAGACTTTCTTAAAACTGTGATAGATGAGTGCTTGCTTGAGTATTGTATGATGTTGATtatctatttttgtttttgtaaagtTGAGTTTATATTTAAGTATGCTCTGTTGTGTTTGGTATTACAATAGACATGTCACTAATGCACTTAGtgattttcttcaagagaGAAAAACACCAtgtaaatttgattaattgtgaAGATTATAccattgagaaaaataaaggttGAATCATTCAAGATAACTAGTCTATATATGAGTTAGACATAGCTGGAAAGATCTTATTAAATGTTATGAATCGAGAGAAAAATGCTACGGTTGTGTTAGATTATGTCTTTAGGATGAAATACTTATTTAGGATACATAACTCTATGGCTTTAACTATGTTTAAAGTTGAAGTCATGTCAGCTTTATGTGTTCAATATACAAAAGCCCCATTAATATAGTCTTTATTGTTTAACTTAGGAATACAACTATCTTTAAAAGTTGTAAATATGTTGAATGATCCTTCTTATGCAGCAATACATTAAGGTACACCAGAAGTCAGCTATAGAGTTCAAGAAGAAGGGTGATGGGAATGAACTTGATGATATGCATGTGGGTAACAGAAATCAAGAAGTTGATATTCATAGGGGTGGAACTAATAAGGATGAATTGTTATTAGACTACTTAGACAAAGGGATTGACACTATCATGATGATAATGGTGAGGAACCTAATAAACAACCAGCACTTAGTGAGATTAGTAGGGATATTGACTGTTAAGGATAGTAATGATAATGAGGATAGCGAGGGCAATCAATGTGACAATAATAGTTATGTAGATGCTTTATTGGATGATGACGTTAGGGTGACGCAAATTGTAGTTAACTCTTctgatgattaaaaaaattttggcaaTGTATTTCTTACAAATTACTTAGAGAAACATGAGTATAAACTGGAGTTTGATGGAATACATAAGCTGCGATTGAGTGATTAGTTTAGGGGTATGGGTCATTTTAGACAAGTTTTGCATGAGGTAATTGTTAGCAATGGgtttaaatttaacataaaaatacagTGAAACAATAAGATGTTATGCAACTTGTAAAGAGCCTAGTTGTCCATGGCATGTTAATGGTGTAAGATTGAAtgatataaatgatttttggTTCTGATcatatcattaaaaatatttgtcaaCTAACCAAGAAAGATGTGAAAGTGACTTGTATAAGGATTATTGATGTGATAAGAGGACACGTTGCTATTGATCATAATGTGAAGATATGCCTTCTCAAGAATTATATGCAAGATAAATTTAGATTGAAGATTGAAAGGCTCACAATGTATAAGGCTAGGGAAAAAGCAAGGATTTTAGTGTATGATGATCATTCAAAGGGCTATGAGAAGCTATTTCAATATGCAGCAACTATTCATTAGGCAAGGAGCCAAAAGTGAGGCAGTTGTTGACCCTGATAAATGTTTGTTTCAAAGATTCCTCATAGCattcaatatttaatatttatgatccATATTAGACCAtgataaattctaaatttactcttttttttcctaaaaatgCTTATAAATTTGAAGccatttgtaaaatttttaaattgaattttaaaataaaaataatttattctaaaattacgCTCCATGTAAGATGGATATAAGAAGTCATCTCTTCCAAATATAATGGGAAAAAAACATATACTATTCAATTTTGTGACTTCAAGCTTctaaaactatatatatatatgtatgtatgtatgtgtataATCTTCATTGATAACAAGGTTAACTAGTGATGAGATGAAAGTAATGATAATTTCTATGACATAAAGCAAGGATTATATGGAAGAAAGAGACTATAAATCTTGGctaaaaattgttttacaATGGAAATCATTAGATCGTAACtctcataaaatatataaaattactataatttaGAAATCATATTGTTGACCTAAAGGTTaaacaaattttgattttgataataacaaactaCGTGTCAAGAGTAAAATAGAAAACATATTATTTCAATCTCACTAACTCTTGAAGgacaaaaaatcatttatgtGAAATCATGTTCAAAGCGTTCATGGATAATGCTCATCAATTCAAGGACAAGCCTTAAGGATACTAGCCTATATGATATTTCTTGTTAAATTTCTTGTAAATTTAGTATGACTAAATATGTTCATGATTACCCTtctaaaagctcaaattattatCATGATCATGGCATAAAATCTATCATTTTTTCGTACTATAAAGTTTCTatacttgaaagaaaatg contains:
- the LOC102628814 gene encoding phosphatidylinositol 4-phosphate 5-kinase 6-like, encoding MNKEETGIAVKVWEETTLTKSQAVPKRRAKTFFTTMSVYNVDDDEHGPGEVYHAERVLANGDFYTGQWADNLPHGQGKYLWTDGCMYVGEWYRGKTMGKGKFSWPSGATYEGDFKGGYMDGIGTYTGSVGNTYKGSWIMNLKHGKGTKSFSNGDYYEGEWRRGLQDGHGRYQWKNGNHYIGQWKNGMINGNGTMIWSCGNRYDGFWEDGLPKGNGTFRWADGSFYVGVWSKDPKEQNGTYYPSGSPAGDLDWDPQHVYLVDLTDSKICQGEKISILPSQKMTNWPGIAGEVNQKQLVYRRWNDGGRPKRMSVDERLSNYSLDTDGSLNVYTNGDVDLRNSEEGMENLQLDDLDSGGGRVILKLPPTPKKQGETIARGHKNYELMLNLQLGIRHSVGRPAPATSLDLKASAFDPKEKVWTKFPPEGSKHTPPHQSCEFKWKDYCPVVFRTLRKLFNVDAADYMISICGNDALRELSSPGKSGSFFYLTNDDKYMIKTMKKAEVKVLIRMLPAYYNHVRAFENTLVTKFFGLHCVKLTGTAQKKVRFVIMGNLFCSEYVIHRRFDLKGSSHGRTTAKPQTAVDPTATLKDLDLNFIFRLQKVWFQEFCRQVDRDCDFLEQERIMDYSLLIGVHFREAVSYRDSHTPPRTSGARTPRGNAELDNEPAAPRLSRVDMDQLLLDPTRWASIKLGVNMPARVEQTVRRNDCETQLIGEPTGELYDVILYFGIIDILQDYDISKKLEHAYKSMQYDPTSISAVDPRQYSRRFRDFIYRAFVEDT